In Pseudophryne corroboree isolate aPseCor3 chromosome 7, aPseCor3.hap2, whole genome shotgun sequence, a single window of DNA contains:
- the C7H8orf33 gene encoding UPF0488 protein C8orf33 homolog isoform X1: protein MEQAPQGTFEEELDWCIRQLETGLLRRNPTPNQVSDSQWILRVLRSRKAPFVKKRQVMNQVFGNYRAKMAEERQAQVESANDSSESQIQEVASPESHSVAYRKCSRDTQDTPVHWFTSSNSSFSFNFSPEQIDESQEAGSGDAEDKQIKEVEDLKISGQGIGLCTGEGSGFTFNFQIPEDARSPSLSSEGHVSTPDICGDQPSINHTAAAATESLEGTCSVPEGAANQTLNPEANGKNASNSAKKKKKKKSKNPSRQTQKAEERGGDVGTSSSPKEDPQPGADELWREVDWCVEQLRIAIQRQKSTPKQVEEALRAIKTLQSEKVLLVKKRQVMRSIFGDYRRKMEEERLAQLKLMQAAAKSARMSEVTATTRRNRSKVFRKSDHKFSSVIGQSDRGSADSQGSPDLPTVPGTANQEGLSFKSSQEPFCFNFF from the exons ATGGAGCAG GCTCCGCAAGGGACGTTTGAGGAGGAGTTGGACTGGTGCATCCGTCAGCTGGAAACTGGGCTCCTGCGCCGCAATCCTACCCcaaatcaag TTTCAGACAGTCAGTGGATACTGCGGGTCCTGCGTTCGCGGAAGGCGCCATTCGTGAAGAAGAGGCAGGTGATGAACCAAGTGTTTGGAAACTATCGGGCTAAAATGGCAGAGGAGAGACAGGCACAAGTGGAATCAG CCAATGATTCTTCAGAAAGCCAGATTCAGGAAGTGGCCAGTCCAGAGTCTCACAGTGTGGCCTACAGGAAGTGTTCTAGGGACACGCAGGACACTCCTGTGCACTGGTTCACATCTTCTAACAGCAGTTTTAGCTTCAATTTCTCTCCAGAACAAATAGATGAGAGCCAGGAGGCTGGATCTGGGGATGCAGAGGACAAGCAGATCAAAGAAGTCGAAGACCTAAAGATTAGTGGACAAGGCATTGGTTTGTGCACCGGTGAGGGATCCGGGTTCACCTTTAACTTCCAGATCCCAGAGGATGCCAGGTCCCCATCACTGAGCTCTGAGGGTCACGTGTCTACACCAGACATTTGCGGTGACCAGCCAAGCATTAACCATACAGCTGCTGCAGCCACAGAAAGTCTAGAAGGTACATGTAGTGTCCCAGAAGGGGCTGCTAATCAGACTCTAAATCCAGAAGCCAATGGAAAAAATGCTTCAAATTCtgcaaagaaaaagaagaagaaaaagtcaAAGAACCCAAGTAGGCAGACTCAGAAGGCAGAGGAACGCGGAGGAGATGTTGGGACGTCGTCCTCTCCTAAGGAAGACCCTCAG CCGGGGGCAGATGAGCTGTGGAGAGAGGTGGACTGGTGCGTGGAGCAGCTTAGAATCGCAATACAGCGGCAGAAATCCACCCCAAAGCAGG TGGAGGAAGCTTTGCGCGCCATCAAGACCTTGCAGAGCGAGAAAGTCCTATTGGTAAAGAAACGCCAAGTGATGCGATCAATATTTGGCGATTACCGACGCAAAATGGAAGAGGAGAGACTGGCGCAGTTGAAGCTGATGCAGGCTG CTGCTAAATCTGCGCGGATGAGCGAGGTGACGGCAACAACCAGACGAAACAGGAGCAAGGTTTTCCGGAAGAGCGACCATAAATTTTCCAGTGTTATTGGACAGAGCGATCGTGGTTCTGCAGATTCCCAGGGATCACCTGATCTGCCAACCGTACCCGGAACAGCCAATCAAGAAGGACTCTCTTTCAAATCATCCCAGGAGCCCTTCTGCTTTAACTTCTTCTAA
- the C7H8orf33 gene encoding UPF0488 protein C8orf33 homolog isoform X2, whose amino-acid sequence MNQVFGNYRAKMAEERQAQVESANDSSESQIQEVASPESHSVAYRKCSRDTQDTPVHWFTSSNSSFSFNFSPEQIDESQEAGSGDAEDKQIKEVEDLKISGQGIGLCTGEGSGFTFNFQIPEDARSPSLSSEGHVSTPDICGDQPSINHTAAAATESLEGTCSVPEGAANQTLNPEANGKNASNSAKKKKKKKSKNPSRQTQKAEERGGDVGTSSSPKEDPQPGADELWREVDWCVEQLRIAIQRQKSTPKQVEEALRAIKTLQSEKVLLVKKRQVMRSIFGDYRRKMEEERLAQLKLMQAAAKSARMSEVTATTRRNRSKVFRKSDHKFSSVIGQSDRGSADSQGSPDLPTVPGTANQEGLSFKSSQEPFCFNFF is encoded by the exons ATGAACCAAGTGTTTGGAAACTATCGGGCTAAAATGGCAGAGGAGAGACAGGCACAAGTGGAATCAG CCAATGATTCTTCAGAAAGCCAGATTCAGGAAGTGGCCAGTCCAGAGTCTCACAGTGTGGCCTACAGGAAGTGTTCTAGGGACACGCAGGACACTCCTGTGCACTGGTTCACATCTTCTAACAGCAGTTTTAGCTTCAATTTCTCTCCAGAACAAATAGATGAGAGCCAGGAGGCTGGATCTGGGGATGCAGAGGACAAGCAGATCAAAGAAGTCGAAGACCTAAAGATTAGTGGACAAGGCATTGGTTTGTGCACCGGTGAGGGATCCGGGTTCACCTTTAACTTCCAGATCCCAGAGGATGCCAGGTCCCCATCACTGAGCTCTGAGGGTCACGTGTCTACACCAGACATTTGCGGTGACCAGCCAAGCATTAACCATACAGCTGCTGCAGCCACAGAAAGTCTAGAAGGTACATGTAGTGTCCCAGAAGGGGCTGCTAATCAGACTCTAAATCCAGAAGCCAATGGAAAAAATGCTTCAAATTCtgcaaagaaaaagaagaagaaaaagtcaAAGAACCCAAGTAGGCAGACTCAGAAGGCAGAGGAACGCGGAGGAGATGTTGGGACGTCGTCCTCTCCTAAGGAAGACCCTCAG CCGGGGGCAGATGAGCTGTGGAGAGAGGTGGACTGGTGCGTGGAGCAGCTTAGAATCGCAATACAGCGGCAGAAATCCACCCCAAAGCAGG TGGAGGAAGCTTTGCGCGCCATCAAGACCTTGCAGAGCGAGAAAGTCCTATTGGTAAAGAAACGCCAAGTGATGCGATCAATATTTGGCGATTACCGACGCAAAATGGAAGAGGAGAGACTGGCGCAGTTGAAGCTGATGCAGGCTG CTGCTAAATCTGCGCGGATGAGCGAGGTGACGGCAACAACCAGACGAAACAGGAGCAAGGTTTTCCGGAAGAGCGACCATAAATTTTCCAGTGTTATTGGACAGAGCGATCGTGGTTCTGCAGATTCCCAGGGATCACCTGATCTGCCAACCGTACCCGGAACAGCCAATCAAGAAGGACTCTCTTTCAAATCATCCCAGGAGCCCTTCTGCTTTAACTTCTTCTAA